From a region of the Mycosarcoma maydis chromosome 7, whole genome shotgun sequence genome:
- a CDS encoding protein-transporting protein BCP1 (related to BCP1 - Essential protein involved in nuclear export of cytoskeleton organization protein), whose translation MPTDTKRKAHDQEPTADSSDYDSDGSEEPDFINVDFDFRAPEEIDFQALKRLLQQLFYTHNTKLDLSSLADHVVKTSTTQGVGTTIKIVDDEDQDPYAFVSAITLSSEKKEGSEAANSLSKYLLEVTSKPSSKSVHDVIKSAASSTSTNAPVIAVLHERMVNMPPQVAPPLYKMLLEEVQASLVSTSATRPSHYLFFSRVFSADAFSDDEAMDEDDDDDDDEPSGLAGARKRKAKLARREAKKAGAKKDAPKSRTISDGMALAGSSDEELGLFHPEDIAISKFASNSLTYRFPPPPDASDSFEAPLFGRIALVPADKMDALLQQIETDLSMPAPQ comes from the coding sequence ATGCCGACCGACACCAAGCGAAAGGCTCACGACCAAGAGCCAACGGCCGATTCATCTGACTACGATAGCGACGGCTCTGAAGAGCCCGACTTTATCAATGTCGACTTTGACTTTCGCGCTCCCGAAGAAATCGACTTCCAAGCACTCAAACGTCTAttgcagcagctcttcTATACACACAACACAAAGCTCGATCTCTCGTCACTAGCTGACCACGTCGTCAAGACCTCAACAACACAAGGCGTGGGCACCACCATCAAAAtcgtcgatgacgaagacCAAGATCCCTACGCATTCGTCTCGGCAATCACGCTGTCCAGCGAGAAGAAAGAAGGGTCAGAAGCGGCAAACAGTCTTTCCAAATACCTCTTGGAAGTAACCTCGAAGCCTTCCAGCAAATCAGTACACGATGTAATCAAGAGTGCCGCGTCCAGCACCTCTACAAATGCACCGGTCATTGCGGTGCTTCACGAACGCATGGTCAACATGCCTCCTCAAGTCGCTCCGCCTTTATACAAGATGCTCCTCGAAGAGGTGCAAGCTTCGCTTGTCTCTACATCAGCGACTCGACCTTCTCACTatctcttcttctcgcgcGTCTTCTCTGCCGATGCTTTttcggacgacgaagcgatggacgaggatgatgatgatgatgatgatgagcCGTCCGGTTTGGCAGGCGCACGGAAAAGGAAGGCCAAGCTCGCACGTCGCGAAGCAAAGAAAGCCGgtgccaagaaggacgCTCCTAAATCACGCACTATCTCGGACGGCATGGCTTTGGCCGGCTCgtcggacgaggagctcgGCCTGTTTCACCCAGAAGATATTGCCATCTCCAAGTTCGCATCCAACTCGCTTACATACCGCTTCCCACCGCCTCCAGATGCTTCAGATAGCTTCGAGGCTCCCCTCTTTGGTCGAATTGCGCTTGTACCTGCCGATAAGATGGATGCTCTTCTGCAACAGATTGAGACTGACCTCTCCATGCCTGCACCTCAGTAG
- a CDS encoding uncharacterized protein (related to SYM1 - protein required for ethanol metabolism) translates to MSYRQAFSAFYARNFERRPWVTLAVTNGTLGVIADGVAQSLERISQAQSRQQQLEQEGRTDTATSQVSQADVSGWDWSRSGRFLAFNVGMAPLLAEWNKFLEFKFPLRSSALATGAAAAAAASTASSMSKVSLRALANRLVMDQVLFAPFGLALFTGAMGYMERGSIDGVKDKFGEMYIPALLANWQVWPLVQLVNFRYMPLKYRVPFVSTVGILWNVGLSLLSQSTRSNQNHDVHKLTEARALQFSTPSVPK, encoded by the exons ATGTCATACCGTCAAGCCTTCAGTGCCTTCTACGCGCGCAACTTTGAACGTCGACCCTGGGTCACGCTCGCCGTCACGAACGGAACTCTCGGCGTGATCGCTGATGGAGTAGCACAATCGCTGGAACGTATCAGCCAGGCGCAATcgcgacagcagcaactcgAGCAGGAAGGACGAACAGACACGGCCACATCACAGGTCTCCCAGGCGGATGTGTCGGGGTGGGACTGGTCAAGATCCGGTAGATTCCTGGCGTTTAATGTAGGCATGGCGCCGCTATTAGCCGAATGGAACAAATTCTTAGAGTTCAAGTTCCCCCTGAGGAGTTCGGCGCTAGCAACGggagcagcggcagcagcggcagcgagcacagcatcgtcgatgagTAAGGTGAGCCTAAGAGCTCTTGCCAATCGACTTGTCATGGACCAAGTGTTGTT TGCACCGTTTGGTTTGGCGCTCTTCACAGGTGCTATGGGCTACATGGAGCGCGGTAGCATCGATGGCGTCAAGGACAAATTCGGCGAAATGTACATCCCCGCGCTGCTGGCAAACTGGCAAGTCTGGCCTCTGGTCCAGCTGGTCAACTTCCGATACATGCCTTTGAA ATATCGTGTGCCCTTCGTCTCGACTGTAGGAATCCTGTGGAATGTTGGGCTGTCGCTTTTGTCCCAATCCACACGATCTAACCAGAATCACGACGTGCACAAGCTGACGGAGGCTCGAGCGCTGCAATTCAGCACTCCGTCAGTTCCAAAATAG